The proteins below are encoded in one region of Aquisphaera giovannonii:
- a CDS encoding arylsulfatase translates to MRMRRSTTRIAFAFTLATFATAGGLAHAQAAGRKPNILVIWGDDIGTWNISHNSRGMMGYRTPSIDRLAKEGISFTDYYGQQSCTAGRAAFLGGNVPVRTGMTKVGLPGAKEGWQKTDVTIATVMKGLGYATGQFGKNHQGDRDEHLPTMHGFDEFFGNLYHLNAEEEPENRDYPRDMKLPNGKTFLETYGPRGVLKCKADGRGGQTIENTGPLTKKRMETIDDETVAAAKEYIVRQKNAGRPFFCWWNATRMHFRTHVKAEHLGKSGQDEYGDAMVEHDAHVGELLKLIDDLGLADDTIVFYSTDNGPHYNTWPDAGTTPFRSEKNSNWEGAYRVPAFVRWPGKFPAGVTLNGIVAHEDWLPTFAAAAGDPDIAAKLREGVELNGRKYRNYIDGYNQLDYLSGKAAESPRKEFVYVNDDGQIVAMRVLDWKAVFLENRGQAFEVWREPFTELRVPLLFNLRRDPFEKAQHNATTYNDWFLDHPFIVIPMQQVAAKFLMSMKEYPPSQSPGSFNLEKIQKMIEAGAGGK, encoded by the coding sequence ATGAGAATGAGACGATCGACGACCCGGATCGCCTTCGCCTTCACCCTCGCGACCTTCGCGACGGCCGGGGGCCTCGCCCACGCCCAGGCGGCCGGCAGGAAGCCGAACATCCTGGTCATCTGGGGCGACGACATCGGCACCTGGAACATCAGCCACAACAGCCGCGGGATGATGGGGTACAGGACGCCCAGCATCGACCGCCTGGCGAAGGAGGGCATCTCCTTCACCGACTACTACGGCCAGCAGAGCTGCACCGCCGGCCGCGCCGCGTTCCTGGGCGGGAACGTCCCGGTCCGCACCGGCATGACCAAGGTCGGGCTGCCGGGCGCGAAGGAGGGCTGGCAGAAGACGGACGTGACGATCGCGACCGTCATGAAGGGCCTCGGCTACGCCACCGGCCAGTTCGGCAAGAACCACCAGGGCGACCGCGACGAGCACCTGCCCACGATGCACGGGTTCGACGAGTTCTTCGGCAACCTGTACCACCTCAACGCCGAGGAGGAGCCGGAGAACCGCGACTACCCCCGGGACATGAAGCTCCCGAATGGCAAGACCTTCCTGGAGACCTACGGCCCGCGCGGCGTGCTCAAGTGCAAGGCCGACGGCCGCGGCGGCCAGACGATCGAGAACACCGGCCCGCTGACCAAGAAGCGGATGGAGACGATCGACGACGAGACCGTCGCCGCCGCCAAGGAGTACATCGTCCGCCAGAAGAACGCCGGCCGGCCCTTCTTCTGCTGGTGGAACGCCACGCGGATGCACTTCCGGACGCACGTCAAGGCGGAGCACCTCGGCAAGTCCGGCCAGGACGAGTACGGCGACGCCATGGTCGAGCACGACGCCCACGTCGGCGAGCTGCTCAAGCTCATCGACGACCTCGGGCTGGCGGACGACACGATCGTCTTCTACTCCACCGACAACGGCCCGCACTACAACACCTGGCCCGACGCCGGCACCACGCCCTTCCGCAGCGAGAAGAACTCCAACTGGGAGGGCGCCTACCGCGTCCCGGCGTTCGTCCGCTGGCCCGGCAAGTTCCCCGCGGGCGTGACGCTCAACGGCATCGTCGCCCACGAGGACTGGCTGCCCACCTTCGCCGCCGCCGCCGGCGACCCGGACATCGCCGCGAAGCTTCGCGAGGGCGTCGAGCTGAACGGGCGGAAGTACCGCAACTACATCGATGGATATAACCAGCTCGATTATCTGAGCGGCAAGGCGGCCGAGTCGCCGCGCAAGGAGTTCGTCTACGTCAACGACGACGGCCAGATCGTGGCCATGCGGGTGCTCGACTGGAAGGCGGTCTTCCTGGAGAACCGCGGCCAGGCCTTCGAGGTGTGGCGTGAGCCGTTCACCGAGCTGCGCGTGCCGCTCCTGTTCAACCTCCGACGCGACCCGTTCGAGAAGGCCCAGCACAACGCGACCACTTACAACGACTGGTTCCTCGACCACCCGTTCATCGTGATCCCCATGCAGCAGGTCGCCGCGAAGTTCCTGATGTCGATGAAGGAGTACCCGCCCAGCCAATCGCCCGGTTCGTTCAACCTGGAGAAGATCCAGAAGATGATCGAGGCCGGCGCGGGCGGGAAGTAA